In Deinococcus maricopensis DSM 21211, one genomic interval encodes:
- a CDS encoding histidine triad nucleotide-binding protein: MADKTIFQRIIDREIPSDIVFEDDEFIAIRDIAPKAPVHLLVIPKRLSTRVDEIADEAEMGRLWLTATRVARAHLQDYRLIVNVGPGGGQEVFHTHVHVLGGWTGGHPVGFGA, encoded by the coding sequence ATGGCCGACAAGACGATCTTCCAACGCATCATCGACCGCGAAATCCCCAGCGACATCGTGTTCGAGGACGACGAGTTCATCGCCATCCGGGACATCGCGCCGAAAGCGCCGGTGCATCTGCTCGTCATCCCGAAACGCCTCAGCACGCGCGTCGACGAGATTGCCGACGAGGCCGAAATGGGTCGGCTGTGGCTCACGGCCACGCGCGTCGCCCGCGCGCACCTGCAGGACTACCGGCTGATCGTGAACGTCGGCCCGGGCGGCGGCCAGGAAGTGTTCCATACGCACGTGCACGTCCTGGGCGGCTGGACGGGCGGGCACCCCGTCGGATTCGGCGCGTAG
- a CDS encoding ferritin-like domain-containing protein: protein MSDQNPMNRRAALSTLGKVGLGAAAASVLQGGALAAPAKNIDVDVLNFALNLEYLEAAFYAAAVGRLSELRAIGGGAPIKLPAGLDLTRGMQWKDGNVEAYIRDIAEDEISHVKFLHKALGKAAAPRPALDLATAFDAAGQAASGGKIKGFNPYANDLFFLHGAFIFEDVGVTAYNGAATLITNPAYLQAAAGILASEAYHAGAIRTLLYAHAQEAAAAGLVVGQVVAAISGLRGKVGGGKDAALSDRMGAVIAPTDMNGVVYARNTREVLNIVYLAPNASRGGFYPNGLNGSIK from the coding sequence ATGAGCGACCAGAACCCCATGAACCGCCGCGCCGCCCTCAGCACCCTCGGGAAGGTCGGCCTCGGCGCCGCTGCCGCCAGCGTCCTGCAAGGGGGCGCGCTCGCTGCGCCCGCGAAGAACATCGACGTGGACGTCCTGAATTTCGCCCTGAACCTCGAGTACCTGGAAGCGGCGTTCTACGCGGCGGCGGTCGGCCGCCTGAGTGAGCTGCGCGCCATTGGCGGCGGCGCGCCCATCAAACTGCCCGCCGGGCTGGACCTGACGCGCGGCATGCAGTGGAAGGACGGGAACGTCGAGGCGTACATCCGCGACATCGCCGAGGATGAGATCAGCCACGTGAAGTTCCTGCATAAGGCGCTCGGGAAAGCGGCCGCGCCGCGTCCGGCGCTGGACCTCGCGACGGCGTTCGACGCGGCCGGTCAGGCGGCGAGCGGCGGGAAGATCAAGGGCTTCAACCCGTACGCGAATGACCTGTTCTTCCTGCACGGCGCGTTCATCTTCGAGGACGTCGGCGTCACGGCGTACAACGGTGCGGCGACGCTGATCACGAACCCGGCGTACCTGCAGGCAGCGGCGGGCATCCTGGCGTCCGAGGCGTATCACGCGGGCGCGATCCGGACGCTGCTGTACGCGCACGCTCAGGAAGCGGCAGCGGCGGGCCTCGTGGTCGGTCAGGTCGTCGCGGCGATCAGCGGCCTGCGCGGCAAGGTCGGCGGCGGCAAGGACGCGGCGCTGAGTGACCGCATGGGCGCCGTGATCGCGCCGACGGACATGAACGGCGTGGTGTACGCCCGCAACACGCGTGAAGTGCTGAACATCGTGTACCTCGCGCCGAACGCGAGCCGTGGCGGGTTCTACCCGAACGGCCTGAACGGCAGCATCAAGTAA
- the meaB gene encoding methylmalonyl Co-A mutase-associated GTPase MeaB yields MTPADPLLPGVLDGDRRTLAKAITLLESTRADHEVRAQALLAALLPRAGRSVRVGLTGVPGVGKSTFIEALGTALADAGKRVAVLAVDPSSERTGGSIMGDKTRMARLSVHPNAFVRPSPSRGTLGGVARRTREAMIACEAAGFDVILVETVGVGQSEVHVAGMTDAFVLLTLPNAGDELQGIKRGIMELADVLVVNKADADPNAANRASTDLRNAVRLLTPHGAPWTPPVLQVSALTGAGVPEVWAALQAHADAVDIPARRRTQTVAWFEALLREAVWHAFERGADHAALRHVRAQVETGELTPVQGVRALLPPARQERA; encoded by the coding sequence GGGGACCGCCGCACGCTCGCCAAGGCCATCACCCTGCTCGAATCCACCCGCGCCGACCACGAGGTCCGCGCGCAGGCGCTCCTGGCGGCCCTCCTGCCACGCGCGGGCCGCAGTGTCCGCGTAGGCCTCACCGGCGTGCCCGGAGTGGGGAAGAGCACGTTCATCGAGGCGCTCGGCACCGCCCTCGCGGACGCGGGAAAGCGCGTGGCCGTGCTCGCCGTGGACCCCAGCAGCGAACGCACCGGCGGCAGCATCATGGGCGACAAAACCCGCATGGCCCGCCTGAGCGTGCATCCGAACGCCTTCGTGCGCCCCAGCCCCAGCCGCGGCACGCTCGGCGGCGTCGCGCGCCGCACCCGCGAAGCGATGATCGCCTGCGAAGCCGCCGGGTTCGACGTGATCCTCGTGGAAACCGTCGGTGTCGGGCAGTCCGAAGTGCACGTGGCCGGCATGACGGACGCGTTCGTGCTCCTCACCCTCCCGAACGCCGGGGATGAACTGCAGGGCATCAAGCGCGGCATCATGGAACTCGCAGACGTGCTCGTCGTGAACAAAGCCGACGCGGACCCGAACGCCGCGAACCGCGCCAGCACCGACCTCCGCAACGCCGTGCGCCTCCTCACGCCCCACGGAGCGCCGTGGACGCCGCCCGTCCTGCAGGTGAGCGCCCTGACCGGCGCGGGCGTGCCGGAAGTCTGGGCGGCCCTGCAGGCGCACGCGGACGCCGTGGACATCCCCGCGCGGCGCCGCACGCAGACCGTGGCGTGGTTCGAGGCCCTGCTGCGGGAAGCCGTATGGCACGCGTTCGAGCGCGGAGCGGACCACGCGGCACTGCGGCACGTGCGCGCGCAGGTCGAAACCGGCGAGCTCACCCCCGTGCAGGGCGTCCGCGCGCTCCTCCCGCCCGCCCGCCAGGAACGCGCGTAA
- a CDS encoding nicotinate phosphoribosyltransferase yields MTDPALTLDPRSARVLPPALFTDLYQLTMMHGYWRAGLHEQTATFDLYYRRNPFRGGYGVWAGLGDAVTFLERARFTPADLAFLADTGLFPDDFLAALADWRFTARVDAFPEGAVVFPNEPLLSVTGPLWEAQLVETALLNILNFQTLIATKAARVVGAAASSPHGGTVLEFGARRAQGPDGALGAARAAFVGGVTSTSNVLAGARYGIPLAGTHAHAWVESFPSELDAFRAYAALYPDATTLLLDTYDTLASGLPNALTVARELQARGHALRGVRLDSGDLAYLSRTVRARLDEAGFPDVRIVASNDLDEFVIESVIREGGRVDIYGVGTRLATGGGEGGGALGGVYKLVALNGEDRMKLTGDPAKASVPGLKRVWRGEGADGRLVGDVITRDRQTPRAGEAVSDPTNPLRRITLPEGASWRDPRVTVMDGGERRWSEPLEAARERARTDLQRTPEGTTRLLNPHLYRVSLGAALAEDRARLMEQLRARMGGT; encoded by the coding sequence ATGACCGACCCCGCCCTCACGCTCGACCCACGCTCGGCGCGCGTGCTGCCGCCCGCCCTGTTCACGGACCTGTACCAGCTCACGATGATGCACGGGTACTGGCGCGCGGGCCTGCACGAGCAGACAGCCACGTTCGACCTGTATTACCGCCGCAACCCGTTCCGCGGCGGGTACGGCGTGTGGGCGGGCCTGGGGGACGCCGTCACGTTTCTGGAGCGCGCGCGGTTCACGCCGGCGGACCTCGCGTTCCTGGCAGACACCGGCTTGTTCCCGGACGACTTCCTCGCGGCACTCGCGGACTGGCGGTTCACGGCGCGCGTGGACGCGTTCCCGGAAGGGGCCGTGGTGTTCCCGAACGAGCCGCTGTTGAGCGTCACCGGGCCGCTGTGGGAAGCGCAGCTGGTCGAGACGGCGCTGCTGAACATCCTGAACTTCCAGACGCTCATCGCCACGAAGGCCGCGCGGGTGGTCGGCGCGGCCGCGTCCTCCCCGCACGGCGGGACGGTGCTGGAGTTCGGCGCGCGCCGCGCGCAGGGCCCGGACGGCGCGCTCGGCGCGGCCCGCGCGGCCTTCGTGGGCGGCGTGACGTCCACCAGCAACGTCCTCGCGGGCGCGCGGTACGGCATTCCGCTCGCGGGCACGCACGCCCACGCGTGGGTGGAGAGCTTCCCATCCGAGCTGGACGCGTTCCGGGCGTACGCGGCGCTGTACCCGGACGCCACCACCCTGCTGCTCGACACGTACGACACCCTCGCGAGCGGCCTGCCGAACGCCCTCACGGTCGCGCGGGAACTGCAGGCGCGCGGGCATGCGCTGCGCGGCGTCCGCCTGGATTCCGGCGACCTCGCGTACCTCTCCAGGACGGTGCGCGCGCGACTGGACGAAGCGGGCTTCCCGGACGTGCGGATCGTGGCGAGCAACGATCTGGACGAGTTCGTGATCGAGAGCGTCATCCGCGAGGGTGGGCGTGTGGACATCTACGGCGTCGGCACGCGCCTCGCGACGGGCGGCGGCGAGGGCGGCGGCGCGCTCGGCGGCGTGTACAAGCTCGTCGCCCTGAACGGCGAGGACCGCATGAAACTCACCGGCGATCCCGCCAAGGCGAGCGTGCCCGGTCTGAAACGCGTGTGGCGCGGCGAGGGGGCCGACGGGCGCCTCGTGGGTGACGTCATCACCCGCGACCGGCAGACGCCGCGCGCAGGCGAGGCCGTCTCGGACCCCACCAACCCACTGCGCCGCATCACCCTCCCGGAGGGCGCCTCGTGGCGTGACCCGCGCGTGACCGTTATGGACGGCGGGGAGCGCCGCTGGTCGGAGCCGCTGGAGGCCGCGCGGGAGCGTGCGCGCACGGACCTGCAGCGCACCCCGGAAGGCACGACGCGCCTCCTGAACCCGCACCTGTACCGCGTGAGTCTCGGTGCGGCGCTCGCGGAGGACCGCGCGCGCCTGATGGAGCAGCTCCGCGCGCGCATGGGCGGCACCTGA